The following coding sequences lie in one Candidatus Nitrospira allomarina genomic window:
- a CDS encoding sodium:calcium antiporter: MTLFFMSTAVIGLVGWKLTQLVDRLADRTGIGEALAGAVFLGASTSLPGIVTSVTTAWGGHAEFAVSHALGGIAIQTAFLAIADMTYRHANLEHAAASPANLMNGVLLMSMLSLILLAIVGPEFSLWNVHPVTPCVVAIYIFGLRLVHHCHVEPLWSPKLTSHTKPDEPEAGNCHENLQKLMMAFTASAVLIGTGGWILAGSAVSLVTHTGLSETLVGGVFTTMSTSMPELITSLAAVRRGALTLAVGGIIGGNTFDTLLVAFSDFAYQEGSIYHATTNQQVYLIALTMLMNGILLLGLLRREEHGIANIGFESFLILLVYLGGITILFLP; this comes from the coding sequence CTGACTCTATTTTTCATGTCCACGGCGGTCATCGGACTGGTCGGCTGGAAACTTACTCAATTGGTAGACCGGCTGGCTGATCGAACCGGGATTGGCGAGGCGCTTGCGGGCGCCGTTTTCCTGGGGGCCAGTACATCCCTGCCGGGCATAGTCACTTCCGTGACAACCGCATGGGGCGGTCATGCCGAATTTGCGGTGAGTCATGCCCTAGGAGGCATTGCCATACAAACGGCATTTCTTGCCATTGCCGATATGACCTATCGCCATGCCAATCTGGAGCATGCTGCAGCCTCACCCGCCAATCTCATGAACGGGGTGCTGCTCATGAGCATGCTCTCGCTCATTTTACTCGCCATCGTCGGTCCTGAATTCAGCCTGTGGAATGTGCATCCGGTCACCCCATGTGTCGTCGCCATATACATTTTTGGGCTTCGGCTGGTGCATCATTGCCATGTTGAGCCACTCTGGAGTCCTAAGTTAACCTCTCACACGAAACCTGATGAACCGGAGGCGGGCAACTGTCATGAAAATCTTCAGAAATTAATGATGGCGTTCACTGCCTCTGCCGTGCTCATTGGAACGGGCGGGTGGATTCTTGCCGGTTCAGCCGTCTCTCTTGTGACTCATACCGGACTTTCTGAAACACTTGTAGGGGGAGTCTTTACGACCATGAGTACTTCTATGCCTGAATTGATCACCTCACTTGCCGCGGTGCGTAGGGGAGCGCTGACGCTTGCCGTAGGAGGCATAATAGGAGGCAATACCTTTGACACGCTTCTGGTCGCGTTTTCCGATTTCGCGTATCAGGAAGGTTCGATTTATCATGCTACGACGAATCAGCAAGTCTATCTGATCGCCTTAACTATGCTCATGAACGGTATTTTACTGCTTGGATTGCTGCGTCGTGAGGAACATGGCATCGCCAATATCGGATTCGAAAGTTTTTTGATTTTACTTGTGTATTTGGGAGGAATCACCATTCTTTTCCTTCCCTGA
- a CDS encoding CreA family protein, translating into MLKIFLNILFFSVLIVSSSYAEEIGSVDTKFNFLGPDHKIVIEAFDDPKIEGVTCHLSRAKTGGLKGMVGVAEDTSDASIACRQVGPIRIIDELEEGEKVFHESRSLIFKKLQVVRFFDKKRQTFIYLVYSDKVIEGSPKNSISTVPIRSWSNSQQR; encoded by the coding sequence ATGCTGAAAATTTTCTTAAACATTCTATTCTTTTCGGTTCTGATCGTCTCTTCGAGTTATGCGGAGGAAATCGGAAGTGTGGATACAAAATTCAATTTTTTGGGTCCTGATCACAAAATTGTGATTGAAGCGTTTGATGATCCCAAGATTGAAGGAGTCACCTGTCATCTGAGTAGAGCGAAGACAGGGGGCTTAAAAGGCATGGTTGGTGTCGCTGAGGACACTTCAGATGCCTCAATTGCCTGCCGCCAGGTCGGTCCCATTCGCATCATTGATGAGCTTGAAGAAGGAGAGAAAGTGTTTCACGAGAGTCGATCACTGATATTTAAAAAACTGCAGGTGGTCCGATTCTTTGACAAGAAGCGTCAGACATTCATATATCTCGTCTACAGCGATAAAGTGATCGAAGGCTCACCCAAAAATTCAATCTCGACGGTGCCGATCAGATCGTGGTCAAATTCACAACAACGTTGA
- a CDS encoding cytochrome ubiquinol oxidase subunit I: MTLDPLETSMTIGRVAIAASALTHSLFATFIVGSSLIGAVTATFSFVTEKEWFQRLAKLIAFALVLSTATISFFGVVLVFALNIYWPQFWHRLFQVMFWPFLGEAALFLGEAIFAYAWYYLWEWGRHGWRQKVHLAFIWLAAGCALSAMFMIDITASYMLTPDPIHSAWENVFNPTMIHLDLHRWFGNLTWAGFALGGICGVRYLKSTIDIDRNFFHKGGSYCFVIGYGALLVMPVVGYQYLLHLRYGQPQAFYTVMLGERSWLFDVAALLYGLLILVGSLYVNQMVRSQSQPPPSFMGFIPLSLIVIVIATVTLAMPYQLQHIPLLNRLTEQEINSIGKMQPYKYFALSSLVTFGFAHWLYSLRVFGRMPQATVSRAVSAAPRRMAGMLMTLAVLTVIILLAMGWVRESARAVNGYLIYDEMRLEDEQSTYQATPSEKGILSQ; this comes from the coding sequence ATGACCCTTGATCCACTTGAAACTTCTATGACCATCGGGCGTGTGGCGATTGCCGCTTCTGCACTGACGCATAGCTTATTTGCCACGTTCATTGTGGGATCATCCTTAATCGGCGCGGTGACTGCAACATTTAGCTTTGTCACGGAAAAAGAATGGTTCCAACGGTTGGCCAAGCTGATTGCCTTCGCATTGGTGCTTTCCACTGCAACCATTTCATTTTTTGGCGTCGTGCTGGTGTTTGCGCTGAACATCTATTGGCCTCAATTCTGGCACCGTCTGTTTCAGGTAATGTTTTGGCCGTTTTTGGGAGAGGCGGCATTGTTTTTGGGAGAAGCGATTTTTGCCTATGCCTGGTATTACCTCTGGGAATGGGGACGGCATGGGTGGAGGCAAAAGGTGCACTTGGCCTTTATCTGGCTTGCCGCAGGCTGTGCCCTAAGTGCCATGTTTATGATCGATATCACCGCTTCCTACATGCTGACCCCGGATCCCATTCATTCGGCATGGGAGAATGTGTTTAATCCCACGATGATTCATTTGGATCTTCACCGGTGGTTCGGCAATCTGACTTGGGCGGGTTTTGCCCTCGGTGGGATCTGTGGCGTCCGATATCTGAAATCTACCATTGATATAGATCGAAACTTTTTCCATAAAGGGGGAAGTTACTGTTTTGTAATCGGCTATGGAGCTCTGCTGGTCATGCCGGTCGTGGGATATCAGTATTTGCTTCATTTGCGATATGGACAACCCCAGGCCTTTTATACCGTGATGCTAGGAGAACGCTCGTGGCTTTTTGATGTCGCGGCGTTGTTGTATGGATTATTGATACTGGTCGGTTCTCTGTATGTTAACCAGATGGTTCGGTCTCAATCACAACCACCTCCATCTTTCATGGGATTCATCCCCTTGTCACTCATTGTCATCGTGATCGCTACCGTGACGTTGGCGATGCCCTATCAATTGCAGCATATCCCTCTTCTCAATCGGTTGACCGAACAGGAAATTAACTCCATTGGGAAGATGCAACCGTATAAATATTTTGCGCTTTCAAGTCTTGTGACCTTTGGATTTGCACATTGGCTGTACTCCTTGCGGGTGTTTGGGCGAATGCCACAAGCCACCGTTTCAAGAGCCGTGTCCGCAGCTCCGCGAAGGATGGCGGGTATGTTGATGACGTTGGCAGTATTGACGGTGATCATTCTTTTAGCCATGGGATGGGTTCGCGAATCCGCTCGAGCAGTCAACGGATACCTCATTTATGATGAGATGCGGTTGGAGGACGAACAATCCACGTATCAAGCCACTCCTTCGGAAAAGGGCATTTTGTCCCAATAG
- a CDS encoding cytochrome ubiquinol oxidase subunit I, with protein MTSSSFWIGFFSLAHITLASLGVGFMVLAPIAEGLGRSRPYFTDFAYLATRFTLVTYTTSIVLAVFMLELFIGLFPLTNTYLFNHFRYPLHLALIVFFIQVLCLYPYYHFWDRLRSKSITWHITLGTVAAVFILIWGGILDGIGSYMMTPVQGDSGWARLWNPTWVPLMVHRFFGNLVIAGYVMAAYAGWRLWKQSGQMKDEAYYLTLIKTGMAVGIVSLMIQPVSGFVFAQHIHHAQPDILQGLYKGQTVLLVIWQFTLLALLLLGSHLIFRSVHLERGHSYRAEIFYVLTIVLMVILAPYPLYRRIVNFIVLLQTGWYLLYVFPVWMRGSTPSLNKPFIHFIAMALGLAALVLYLTMGTIREVARGPDTIRGMINSQTESTLRGETFP; from the coding sequence ATGACGAGTTCAAGTTTTTGGATCGGCTTTTTTAGTTTGGCCCATATTACCTTGGCGAGTCTTGGTGTGGGATTCATGGTTCTGGCGCCTATCGCGGAAGGATTGGGACGCAGTCGTCCCTATTTTACGGATTTTGCCTATCTGGCCACACGATTTACGCTGGTGACGTATACCACCAGCATCGTGTTGGCTGTCTTTATGTTGGAATTATTCATCGGACTTTTCCCTCTCACGAATACCTACCTGTTTAACCACTTCCGCTATCCTTTGCATCTGGCTTTGATCGTGTTTTTCATTCAAGTGTTGTGCCTGTATCCCTATTATCACTTTTGGGATCGGCTTCGTTCGAAAAGTATCACCTGGCATATCACGTTGGGTACGGTAGCCGCCGTATTCATTCTGATATGGGGAGGAATTCTTGACGGGATCGGTTCGTATATGATGACTCCTGTTCAAGGCGATAGCGGATGGGCAAGGCTCTGGAACCCGACATGGGTGCCCTTGATGGTCCATCGATTCTTTGGAAATCTGGTCATCGCCGGATATGTCATGGCGGCGTATGCCGGATGGCGCCTATGGAAACAATCGGGTCAAATGAAGGATGAGGCCTATTACCTCACGCTCATAAAAACAGGTATGGCCGTCGGCATTGTGAGCCTCATGATTCAGCCGGTCTCCGGTTTCGTATTCGCGCAACACATACACCATGCACAGCCGGATATTCTGCAGGGTCTCTATAAAGGCCAAACAGTCCTGTTGGTGATATGGCAATTTACCCTCCTGGCTCTACTCCTGTTAGGCAGTCATCTCATTTTTCGCTCGGTGCATCTGGAACGGGGACATTCCTACCGGGCAGAGATATTTTATGTGCTGACGATCGTGTTGATGGTCATTTTGGCGCCCTATCCATTGTATCGGCGTATCGTGAATTTTATCGTGCTTCTTCAAACGGGGTGGTACCTTTTGTATGTGTTTCCCGTTTGGATGCGTGGCTCAACGCCCTCACTCAACAAACCGTTCATTCACTTCATCGCCATGGCCCTTGGTCTGGCCGCGCTGGTCCTCTATTTGACAATGGGAACCATCCGGGAAGTGGCGAGAGGGCCGGATACCATTCGTGGAATGATCAACAGTCAGACGGAATCGACATTGAGGGGAGAGACATTCCCATGA
- a CDS encoding c-type cytochrome, giving the protein MMMLNNFGLNRSFRILGWITLAGLFLWGCSEDMEEQPSFSYQEAPRVHSPPESSPNMTPFSLTTSPREQTKESTDGARLFAINCAHCHGEQGMGDGPVAGYLPDLPPNLHASAVQQKPDEMLYTIVTHGENVMPAFEPFLSQEERWALVAFLRTFSDHAPSASLLIQNPNSPG; this is encoded by the coding sequence ATGATGATGCTGAATAATTTTGGTTTGAACCGCTCGTTCCGTATCCTGGGTTGGATCACGTTGGCTGGGCTGTTTCTGTGGGGATGCTCGGAAGATATGGAAGAACAACCTTCATTTTCGTATCAAGAAGCTCCCCGGGTGCATTCACCGCCGGAAAGCTCTCCGAATATGACGCCATTTTCCCTTACTACATCTCCGCGGGAACAGACCAAAGAATCGACCGATGGCGCACGTCTCTTTGCAATTAATTGCGCCCATTGTCATGGAGAACAGGGAATGGGTGACGGACCGGTGGCCGGGTATCTGCCCGACCTGCCCCCCAATCTTCACGCTTCGGCGGTGCAACAGAAACCGGATGAGATGCTGTATACCATTGTCACTCATGGAGAAAATGTGATGCCCGCGTTTGAACCATTTCTTTCTCAGGAAGAAAGATGGGCCTTGGTGGCATTCCTTCGGACTTTTTCGGATCATGCGCCATCCGCCAGTCTTTTGATCCAAAACCCGAATTCGCCGGGTTAA
- a CDS encoding quinol:electron acceptor oxidoreductase subunit ActD, which yields MPKNTETTDRHVVLGLFNPATSLPPVLDHIRSQGIPDLLMEILSPLPLETSLLNKPVRVPLHRLTIIGGIVGIGIGIFFAAGTALLFPLVTGGKPIVSIPVVGIISYETMMLMAIVVTFLATAIKIAFVQQSGLRNDPRIDEGSVGLSIQVGNDTAKAHSISRLLQKAGASEVEIRTISSDS from the coding sequence ATGCCCAAGAACACTGAGACGACGGACAGGCACGTGGTGCTGGGATTATTCAATCCGGCGACTTCTCTCCCTCCTGTGCTTGATCACATACGAAGCCAGGGCATTCCCGATCTCCTTATGGAAATTCTCTCTCCTCTTCCGCTGGAAACCTCTTTGCTCAATAAGCCGGTTCGCGTCCCGCTCCATCGCCTGACCATTATCGGAGGGATCGTGGGAATTGGAATCGGGATATTTTTCGCCGCAGGAACCGCACTCCTGTTTCCCTTAGTGACGGGAGGGAAACCCATTGTGAGTATTCCGGTGGTGGGAATTATCTCCTATGAAACCATGATGCTGATGGCGATTGTCGTGACCTTTTTAGCGACAGCGATCAAAATTGCCTTCGTGCAACAGTCGGGTCTTCGCAATGACCCGCGCATTGATGAGGGATCGGTAGGTTTATCGATTCAGGTTGGGAATGACACTGCCAAGGCCCACTCTATATCCCGCCTGCTTCAAAAAGCCGGAGCTTCTGAAGTGGAAATTCGGACCATTTCCAGTGACTCATGA
- the nrfD gene encoding NrfD/PsrC family molybdoenzyme membrane anchor subunit codes for MTDRPTVWEEMPKINRDLLLPLQTTTWTYYLWVGVLSCFVAAGAGAWTYQIQTGIGQTNLHHPIFWGSYIASFVFWIGVSHSGTFISGVLRLTNAEWRRPVTRMAELMTVVALFVTALFVFYHLGRVWRFYYLIPYPNQRELWPNFRSPLMWDATAIFTYATASTIYIYLPLIPDFALARDRIQGWRKTVYRWLAIGWHGSQAQWRTLEMAIRIITPLIVMVMISVHSIVGFDFSMALVPAWHSTIFAPYFVVGAVHSGLGMVVIGLYTLRRVYRLHDYVRTEHFEKLGKLMLVTTLLLAYLYFAEQLTVWYGNMPDHIAVQNSLLYGAYAVPFWFMVSCIYVIPLMTLIWPRFRQWPVGLLMVGLIINIGMYIERMLIIVPPLAHPRLSFQWDEYFPSLIEFAILVGTLALALLLYSLAVKFVPVISIWEEKLGKKHAQEH; via the coding sequence ATGACCGACCGGCCAACGGTTTGGGAGGAAATGCCCAAGATCAATCGGGACCTTCTCTTGCCGCTCCAGACAACCACCTGGACGTATTATCTCTGGGTAGGCGTGTTGTCCTGCTTTGTCGCAGCGGGGGCGGGAGCGTGGACGTACCAAATTCAAACGGGTATCGGACAAACCAATTTGCATCATCCCATTTTCTGGGGATCCTATATTGCCTCGTTCGTCTTCTGGATCGGCGTCAGCCATTCCGGAACGTTTATTTCCGGTGTCTTGCGGTTAACGAATGCCGAATGGCGTCGACCTGTCACGCGTATGGCTGAGCTCATGACCGTTGTGGCCCTTTTCGTCACCGCGTTATTCGTCTTTTATCACCTGGGTCGGGTCTGGCGGTTTTATTATCTGATTCCATACCCCAATCAACGGGAACTCTGGCCGAACTTTCGATCTCCGCTGATGTGGGATGCTACAGCCATTTTTACGTATGCGACCGCAAGCACCATCTATATTTATCTGCCCTTAATTCCCGATTTTGCGCTGGCACGGGATCGAATTCAAGGATGGAGAAAAACCGTGTATCGCTGGCTGGCGATAGGATGGCATGGATCTCAAGCGCAGTGGCGCACATTGGAAATGGCCATACGCATTATTACCCCCCTGATCGTGATGGTCATGATCTCGGTGCATTCCATTGTCGGATTTGATTTCAGCATGGCTCTTGTGCCGGCATGGCATTCGACTATTTTTGCTCCTTATTTTGTGGTCGGCGCGGTGCACTCAGGCTTGGGGATGGTGGTGATTGGGCTGTATACCCTGCGCAGGGTGTATCGTCTGCATGATTATGTTCGAACCGAACATTTTGAAAAACTCGGGAAATTGATGCTGGTCACGACCCTGCTCCTGGCCTATCTGTATTTTGCTGAGCAATTAACTGTCTGGTATGGCAATATGCCCGATCATATTGCCGTGCAGAATTCTCTTCTCTACGGAGCGTATGCCGTGCCCTTCTGGTTCATGGTGAGTTGTATTTATGTCATTCCCCTGATGACGCTGATATGGCCTCGTTTTCGACAATGGCCCGTAGGACTCCTGATGGTTGGGCTGATCATCAATATCGGCATGTATATCGAGCGCATGCTGATCATTGTCCCTCCCCTTGCCCATCCGAGGCTCTCATTTCAGTGGGATGAGTATTTCCCTTCGCTGATAGAGTTCGCCATTCTGGTAGGCACGTTGGCCTTGGCTCTCCTGCTGTATTCGCTTGCGGTGAAATTCGTACCGGTGATTTCGATCTGGGAAGAAAAACTGGGGAAAAAACATGCCCAAGAACACTGA
- a CDS encoding 4Fe-4S dicluster domain-containing protein: MSQDPQATEEYSNTAASSYKWEMVVDLDRCSGCEACVVACHAENNIRISGEEEAAEGRAINWIRIERYWEGDYPNVKAKFLPVMCQHCDDAPCEPVCPVYASYHTPEGLNAQVYNRCIGVRYCGNNCPYVARQFNWFDPHWDEPLAEQLNPDVSVRSGGVMEKCTFCVQRIRSGKEAAHKEGRRVRDGEITPACVQSCPTSALIFGDRNDPESRVSHLKKSRRGFHLMESLGTHPAVTYLRRLSE, from the coding sequence ATGAGTCAAGATCCTCAAGCAACGGAAGAATATTCAAACACGGCGGCATCGTCCTATAAGTGGGAAATGGTCGTCGATCTGGATCGGTGCTCCGGATGTGAAGCCTGTGTAGTGGCGTGTCATGCCGAAAACAATATTCGCATTTCCGGGGAGGAGGAAGCCGCAGAGGGGCGAGCGATTAATTGGATTCGCATTGAGCGATATTGGGAAGGAGACTATCCCAACGTCAAAGCCAAATTCCTTCCGGTCATGTGCCAGCATTGTGACGATGCTCCCTGTGAACCCGTCTGCCCCGTCTATGCTTCGTATCACACCCCGGAGGGGTTGAATGCCCAGGTCTATAATCGGTGTATCGGTGTTCGATACTGCGGGAATAACTGTCCCTATGTCGCCCGTCAATTTAATTGGTTCGATCCCCATTGGGACGAGCCGTTGGCGGAGCAGTTGAATCCGGATGTGTCCGTCCGATCCGGCGGTGTGATGGAAAAATGCACATTTTGCGTGCAACGAATTCGAAGTGGAAAAGAAGCAGCTCACAAAGAAGGCCGGCGGGTCAGAGATGGAGAAATCACACCCGCCTGTGTGCAATCCTGTCCCACATCCGCACTGATTTTTGGTGATCGGAACGATCCCGAAAGCCGGGTGTCTCACTTGAAGAAGAGCCGGAGAGGATTTCATTTGATGGAATCTCTGGGCACGCATCCGGCCGTGACCTATTTGCGGAGGCTGTCGGAATGA
- a CDS encoding molybdopterin-containing oxidoreductase family protein — protein MDLNRRTLLKILGLTAAGSSLPGCEREVHNLVPYLLPDDHIVPGVANWYASTCQECEAGCGTIVRVMEGRAKKIEGNPKHPVNEGKLCARGQAALQGLYNPDRLQGPLRREGKRGQGQFQPITWEEGLTEWVEQLRTHAGKSAMITRPVSGTLASLLTTLLDSLSGRLVMYESTGEQTLRTANHLSFGTHDLPYYDLANADYLLSFGAPFLEHWLSPVSFGVAYGKFRQGRPLVRGRFIQVEPRLSLTASNADQWIPLRPGTEGLLAMGIGQVLLRDGLTRLSSFHRTSFHQTFTAFSLEDISANTEVSKEVITQLAHELTSANAPLILGGGPAAAQTNGTTTLILINALNVMIGAIGRRGGLQWMEPQISPVDLARPGLASERTLMDLAREFEQGSRTLLHLYRADPLFTLPPSLEFERVFDHAQFIVSFSSFLDDSTMMADLILPDHDPLESWGEVVQQDTNPVPVWSVSQPVVGVLYDTRPIGDVWLDAAHRLGGPLRERVPWNTLHEMLKSRWQTVLTKYDSAQPFDTGWRETLQEGGLWPSHIPMRQMNPVIPSVTYEPPQFLGDSADYPLYCYPYPSLGLHDGRGANRPWLQELPDPLTTGMWGSWIELNPTTAQALGIHPGDRVRVTSDYGSIEASAMMFPGLHPDMIAVPIGQGHRAYGRYAKGRGVNPMALLGPSFDSQSGSLATGGTRVRVERLKGGSRLPMLEEFGKNPVIGRIQETGGL, from the coding sequence ATGGACCTAAATCGCCGGACTCTATTGAAGATTCTTGGACTGACAGCAGCCGGGTCATCCCTGCCAGGATGTGAGCGAGAGGTGCATAACCTCGTGCCCTATCTGTTGCCGGACGACCATATTGTTCCCGGAGTAGCAAATTGGTATGCCTCCACATGTCAGGAATGCGAAGCCGGTTGCGGGACCATAGTTCGTGTGATGGAAGGGCGCGCAAAAAAAATTGAAGGCAATCCCAAACATCCGGTCAATGAGGGGAAACTCTGTGCCCGGGGACAAGCCGCCCTTCAGGGTCTGTACAATCCCGACCGCCTTCAAGGTCCTCTAAGACGTGAAGGCAAAAGAGGTCAAGGCCAATTCCAGCCGATTACCTGGGAAGAAGGCCTAACAGAATGGGTGGAGCAGTTACGAACGCATGCCGGAAAGTCCGCGATGATTACCCGTCCGGTGTCAGGCACATTAGCCAGCCTGTTGACAACATTGTTGGATTCCCTATCCGGTCGTCTTGTGATGTATGAATCCACGGGGGAACAGACTCTCAGAACAGCCAACCATCTCAGCTTTGGAACCCATGACCTTCCTTATTATGACCTGGCCAATGCGGATTACCTCTTGTCATTCGGTGCACCATTCCTTGAACACTGGCTCTCACCAGTGTCTTTTGGTGTGGCCTATGGAAAATTCCGTCAGGGCCGCCCGTTGGTTCGAGGTCGTTTTATTCAGGTGGAACCGCGCCTGTCCCTCACCGCGTCGAATGCGGATCAATGGATTCCTCTTAGGCCGGGAACCGAAGGGTTACTGGCGATGGGCATTGGACAGGTCTTATTACGGGATGGCCTGACAAGACTTTCTTCCTTTCACCGGACATCTTTTCACCAAACCTTTACTGCTTTCTCATTAGAAGATATTTCGGCCAATACCGAAGTCTCGAAAGAGGTGATCACCCAACTGGCGCATGAACTGACATCAGCGAACGCTCCGCTAATTCTGGGTGGGGGTCCGGCTGCGGCCCAGACCAACGGCACAACAACTCTTATCCTCATTAACGCACTCAACGTGATGATCGGCGCTATCGGACGGCGCGGCGGACTCCAGTGGATGGAACCTCAAATCTCGCCGGTGGATCTTGCCCGACCCGGATTGGCCAGTGAGCGGACGCTCATGGATTTGGCCCGGGAGTTTGAACAAGGATCCCGCACCCTGCTTCATCTATATCGCGCCGATCCTCTGTTCACCCTTCCACCGTCACTGGAATTTGAGCGGGTGTTTGACCATGCGCAATTCATCGTAAGTTTTAGTTCCTTCCTTGATGACTCGACTATGATGGCTGATCTGATTCTGCCGGATCATGACCCGCTGGAATCCTGGGGGGAGGTTGTTCAACAGGATACGAACCCCGTGCCGGTCTGGAGTGTATCGCAACCTGTGGTGGGTGTGCTCTATGACACAAGGCCCATCGGTGATGTGTGGTTGGACGCCGCTCATCGATTGGGGGGACCTCTCCGTGAACGGGTTCCATGGAATACCCTTCACGAAATGCTGAAGAGCCGATGGCAGACTGTCTTAACGAAGTATGACTCGGCACAGCCATTTGATACCGGCTGGAGAGAGACTCTGCAGGAGGGCGGGTTGTGGCCTTCCCACATCCCCATGCGCCAGATGAACCCGGTCATACCCTCCGTCACCTATGAACCGCCGCAATTCCTGGGGGATTCCGCCGACTACCCTCTATATTGTTATCCCTATCCGTCCCTGGGGTTGCATGATGGGCGTGGGGCCAATCGTCCCTGGCTTCAAGAATTGCCGGATCCTCTCACCACCGGCATGTGGGGAAGTTGGATTGAACTCAATCCAACCACGGCGCAGGCGTTAGGAATACATCCCGGCGACCGGGTTCGAGTCACGTCGGATTATGGGTCGATCGAAGCCTCAGCCATGATGTTTCCAGGCTTGCATCCTGACATGATTGCCGTTCCCATAGGCCAGGGTCACCGTGCGTACGGACGATATGCCAAGGGGCGCGGAGTTAATCCCATGGCCTTGCTTGGTCCTAGTTTTGATAGTCAATCGGGTTCTCTGGCCACAGGAGGGACGCGGGTTCGTGTTGAGCGCCTCAAAGGCGGATCGCGGTTGCCGATGTTGGAGGAATTCGGGAAAAACCCTGTCATCGGGCGTATACAGGAAACGGGAGGTTTGTAA
- a CDS encoding cytochrome c3 family protein, whose translation MKSGRIKGVILALLAGSVATGIGALYSIGSADLPVQDQQPVRFSHRQHAGTLNIHCQFCHRYATQSPVAGVPSMALCQTCHESLSEKTPGMKMLQIYWKEQRPIPWVRLQRLPDHVYFTHEMHLFAGLSCTSCHGNVARMSSTPRAPTYEMGWCLTCHEQRGASHDCWICHK comes from the coding sequence ATGAAGTCAGGAAGAATTAAGGGAGTCATCTTGGCGTTGTTAGCCGGAAGTGTGGCCACGGGGATCGGCGCACTGTATTCCATCGGAAGTGCCGACCTGCCCGTTCAAGATCAGCAACCTGTACGGTTTAGCCATCGACAACATGCGGGAACATTGAACATCCATTGTCAATTTTGTCATCGGTATGCCACGCAATCTCCAGTGGCCGGGGTGCCGTCCATGGCCTTGTGCCAGACGTGTCATGAGTCCCTTTCTGAAAAGACACCGGGTATGAAAATGCTGCAGATCTATTGGAAAGAACAACGGCCGATTCCATGGGTCCGACTGCAGCGTCTTCCGGATCATGTCTACTTCACGCATGAAATGCATCTGTTCGCGGGCCTGTCCTGCACCTCATGCCATGGAAATGTTGCCCGCATGTCGAGCACCCCGAGAGCACCTACCTATGAAATGGGCTGGTGTTTGACCTGCCATGAACAACGGGGGGCCTCTCACGATTGTTGGATCTGTCACAAGTAA
- a CDS encoding PRC-barrel domain-containing protein, producing MPPLFLMMFFGSILFLAPFSQSVAITPNQGSYKASELVGKSVKNLQGEDIGQIEELVIGSNGEVGYAVLSFGGFLGVGDKLFAVPWTSLAHQPDREYLTLDIQPEKLEKAPGFNKNDWPDMKDEKWKFLIREFYSTPDQIPQNLKAR from the coding sequence ATGCCACCACTCTTTCTCATGATGTTTTTCGGCTCCATCCTATTCCTGGCGCCCTTTTCTCAATCCGTAGCCATTACTCCTAACCAGGGCTCCTACAAAGCCAGTGAGCTGGTTGGAAAATCCGTCAAGAATTTGCAAGGCGAAGATATTGGGCAGATTGAGGAATTGGTTATTGGAAGCAATGGAGAAGTCGGATATGCCGTTCTATCCTTCGGAGGATTTTTGGGTGTTGGTGATAAGCTCTTTGCTGTGCCCTGGACCTCGCTGGCTCACCAACCGGATCGCGAGTATTTGACTCTGGATATTCAGCCGGAAAAATTGGAAAAGGCACCAGGCTTTAATAAAAACGATTGGCCGGACATGAAGGATGAAAAGTGGAAATTCCTCATACGGGAATTCTACTCAACGCCGGATCAAATTCCTCAGAATCTTAAAGCCCGGTAA